The Quercus robur chromosome 3, dhQueRobu3.1, whole genome shotgun sequence DNA segment aaaaaaaaaattacaaaacaaagcATTAAGACCGGCCGTAGCATCGAATAAATTCAAACGTGTGAAAGCCGAGCTTGTTTGGcaagtatttttatttgaaaaaaaaaaaaaaaaaaaaaaaaaaaaaaaaaacacaaagcatCAATACCGGCCGTAGCTTCGCTTGGTTTTCGCCACAAGTGGCAAAGAATAAATTCAAACGCGTGGAAGCCGAGCTTGTTCTGTAAGTTTTTgcgtttttaaaatttgttttaagtGCTCAAAAGTAAAATCATGTAAGAACCAAAAGAAACTTGTTTTGACTGCACTGTTTTTGAAAACTCATCACAAAAATCATATCCCAAAAACATTTTGCAGACTAGTTGTGCAGTTAGCTAGCTATTCACACTTCTCTACACGCTGCTATATTGCTACTAAAACAAGTTAACCTTCTGTGTGAACCGTGATCTAGCTCTCTTGCAATGGCGACACGGGACAATCCCGTGAGGAAGTTGGCAGATTCACTTCAGGTGCTTGCTGATACTGTAAACTCGGACAATCCACAAATCAAGGTCAGCGACCTGGTTCAGTTTTGCCGTATCAGTTATACTGCTATCTTCTACCTTGGCATCACTGTTAAGTTTCCGGACCTGGACCCCCAAACTAAGGTTTGTGTGAACcatagaatatataattttgattataaCTTACAATGTATCTGCTTCAACAATAGAATATTACTGCACTCAGTTTGCTCACTCTGTCTCTCCTTATATGTAATATAACCAAAGGTGGATAATTTTTTAGAAGCCTCAAAGAAATACGACACAATACAGGATTTAGTGGAAAGTGAAATTAAGAATGGTACTGCGAGGGATAAAGGTAGCCCATGCAGAACCCTGGCGCGACTTAGGCGTATAATTGACTTGGCGAGGGAAGTGCTTGAGCAAATTCTTACTACTGGCCGGTACGTCAAATCGTCGATTTTCCCTATCTTAATTCTATgtgttttccattaaa contains these protein-coding regions:
- the LOC126719260 gene encoding accelerated cell death 11-like, which translates into the protein MATRDNPVRKLADSLQVLADTVNSDNPQIKVSDLVQFCRISYTAIFYLGITVKFPDLDPQTKVDNFLEASKKYDTIQDLVESEIKNGTARDKGSPCRTLARLRRIIDLAREVLEQILTTGRVAAQSIEGNSQPSSFDFTVLRQNSFVETFAVAYEQVFVPYPGWTAGECFNLSVGLSKNIVLAALEELPPPDLLLKILNEDEDSLKEHIHKYINAAKVVLQYIDSVFLSTETGAEMLRTI